A genome region from Coffea arabica cultivar ET-39 chromosome 7e, Coffea Arabica ET-39 HiFi, whole genome shotgun sequence includes the following:
- the LOC113700495 gene encoding lipid phosphate phosphatase 2-like isoform X4, giving the protein MGLWDLRSLLCVDNFRAVFHTQGILRPEWGNFPFRGDWFSHLYQPLIKYQNHQQSRMREAQLGAHTVRTHGVTLARKHMHDWLILMLLAAIVVILNVINPFYRYVGKDMMADIKYPMKENTVPVWAVPVYAILLPMVVFLLFYLRRPDVYDLHHAILGLLFSVLVTGVITDAIKDAVGRPRPDFFWRCFPDGKDVYDQWGNVECHGQKDILKDGRKSFPSGHTSWSFAGLGFLSLYLSGKIQAFDRRGHVAKLCIVFLPLLVASLVAISRVDDYRHHWQDVFAGGLIGLIVAMFCYLQFFPPPYHVDVY; this is encoded by the exons ATGGGTTTGTGGGATTTGAGATCCCTTTTGTGTGTCGACAATTTCAGAGCTGTTTTTCATACTCAG GGCATTCTAAGACCAGAGTGGGGAAATTTTCCATTCAGAGGGGACTGGTTTTCACACCTCTACCAACCATTGATAAAATACCAGAACCACCAG CAGAGTAGAATGAGAGAGGCCCAGCTTGGAGCACATACTGTGAGAACTCATGGGGTTACATTGGCTAGAAAACATATGCATGACTGGCTCATACTGATGCTTCTTGCAGCAATAGTAGTCATTCTCAATGTCATCAATCCTTTTTACCGCTATGTTGGGAAAGATATGATGGCAGATATCAAGTATCCAATGAAAGAGAACACTGTTCCTGTATGGGCTGTGCCA GTGTATGCCATCCTCTTGCCAATGGTCGTCTTTCTACTCTTCTATTTGCGTAGACCAGATGTCTATGATCTTCATCACGCCATTCTGG GGCTCTTATTCTCTGTTCTGGTAACTGGAGTCATAACAGATGCCATAAAGGATGCTGTTGGCCGCCCTCGACCAGACTTCTTTTGGCGTTGTTTTCCAGATGGAAAAGAT GTTTATGATCAGTGGGGAAATGTAGAATGCCACGGGCAGAAAGATATCCTTAAGGATGGACGCAAAAGCTTTCCAAGTGGGCATACTTCTT GGTCATTTGCTGGTCTGGGTTTCTTATCACTGTACTTGTCTGGGAAAATTCAAGCATTTGACCGTAGAGGCCACGTTGCAAAGCTTTGCATTGTTTTCCTTCCCCTGCTTGTTGCATCTCTTGTTGCCATTTCAAGGGTAGATGACTATAGGCACCACTGGCAGGATGTGTTTGCTGGAGGTCTCATAG GTCTCATAGTGGCCATGTTCTGCTACTTGCAGTTCTTCCCACCCCCATATCATGTGGACG tatACTAG
- the LOC113702287 gene encoding protein PAL OF QUIRKY-like isoform X2, which produces MDPPPPPPSSTATDSLPTTPPKIRLMCSYGGHIVPRPQNKSLFYAGGETRIVALDRRTVCSSISALTTHLSRTLFGNRPFHLKYQLPNEDLDSLISVTTDDDLQNMLEEHDRISAVTSPTPSRVRLFLFPIKPESLGSALLDPKADSWFSDALNNTGIVQRGQSVDAAGLGQGLMGLDILGRSDCNAALENPAESMSNNGAEAKEISGAVPESLVLETSSSFGSTSSSISMSNAPAVGIHCEDGSVSLFERKLRVPSSASIESDTSVGSAGIQPKAGIHQEPYVQVASGVSSYSVETENYPPDPQSVIQMQKNVQLAGYQLSQQSEGKHHQYEVQYVQGDMRYMPQYQAGPSPLQSYYPLYQMPMLQQLHSSYAVNQPYPIYLVPLRPNQNYGVSVENTNVASSRPPLHPQAVMIPPVTYKEATTGQPVPESALKFYQTVPQATPAVSAPTTQDI; this is translated from the exons ATGGACCCACCACCTCCGCCACCGTCATCTACCGCCACAGACTCTCTCCCCACCACCCCACCCAAAATCCGACTTATGTGCAGCTATGGTGGCCACATAGTTCCCCGTCCACAAAACAAGTCCCTCTTTTACGCCGGCGGAGAAACCCGAATAGTCGCTCTGGACCGCCGCACGGTCTGCTCATCCATTTCCGCCCTCACCACCCACCTCTCCCGGACCCTCTTCGGCAACCGCCCGTTTCATCTGAAGTACCAGCTCCCAAACGAGGACCTCGATTCACTCATCTCCGTCACCACTGATGACGACCTCCAGAATATGCTGGAAGAGCACGACCGCATCTCCGCCGTTACGTCCCCTACACCATCCCGCGTCAGATTATTTCTCTTCCCCATAAAGCCAGAGTCTCTGGGTTCAGCGCTTCTTGATCCGAAAGCTGACTCGTGGTTTTCTGATGCTCTGAATAACACGGGGATTGTTCAGAGGGGTCAGTCTGTTGATGCTGCTGGATTGGGTCAGGGACTAATGGGTTTGGATATTTTGGGTAGATCGGATTGTAATGCGGCCTTGGAGAATCCAGCTGAAAGCATGAGTAATAATGGTGCTGAGGCTAAGGAAATCAGTGGGGCTGTGCCGGAATCGTTGGTATTAGAGACTAGCTCGTCCTTTGGGTCAACTAGTTCTTCAATTTCAATGTCAAATGCGCCGGCTGTTGGGATCCATTGTGAGGACGGGAGCGTCAGTTTGTTCGAGAGGAAGCTCAGAGTACCATCCTCAGCCTCAATTGAAAG TGATACTAGTGTTGGAAGTGCTGGTATCCAACCAAAAGCGGGGATACACCAAGAGCCATATGTTCAAGTTGCTTCGGGAGTGTCCTCATACTCAGTAGAAACAGAAAATTATCCTCCTGACCCTCAATCTGTGATCCAAATGCAGAAAAATGTTCAGCTGGCTGGTTACCAATTATCTCAGCAATCAGAAGGGAAGCACCACCAGTATGAAGTCCAGTACGTTCAAGGAGATATGCGCTACATGCCTCAGTATCAAGCTGGCCCATCACCACTTCAGTCTTACTATCCATTATATCAAATGCCTATGCTCCAGCAGCTGCATAGTTCTTATGCAGTAAACCAACCCTATCCAATTTACCTGGTGCCTCTGAGGCCAAATCAGAATTATGGGGTGTCGGTGGAGAATACAAATGTTGCCTCAAGTCGGCCACCATTACATCCACAAGCTGTCATGATCCCTCCAGTGACTTATAAAGAGGCCACAACTGGTCAACCAGTGCCTGAATCAGCTTTAAAGTTTTATCAGACTGTTCCGCAAGCCACACCTGCAGTCAGTGCACCTACTACACAAG ATATATAA
- the LOC113702287 gene encoding protein PAL OF QUIRKY-like isoform X1, with translation MDPPPPPPSSTATDSLPTTPPKIRLMCSYGGHIVPRPQNKSLFYAGGETRIVALDRRTVCSSISALTTHLSRTLFGNRPFHLKYQLPNEDLDSLISVTTDDDLQNMLEEHDRISAVTSPTPSRVRLFLFPIKPESLGSALLDPKADSWFSDALNNTGIVQRGQSVDAAGLGQGLMGLDILGRSDCNAALENPAESMSNNGAEAKEISGAVPESLVLETSSSFGSTSSSISMSNAPAVGIHCEDGSVSLFERKLRVPSSASIESDTSVGSAGIQPKAGIHQEPYVQVASGVSSYSVETENYPPDPQSVIQMQKNVQLAGYQLSQQSEGKHHQYEVQYVQGDMRYMPQYQAGPSPLQSYYPLYQMPMLQQLHSSYAVNQPYPIYLVPLRPNQNYGVSVENTNVASSRPPLHPQAVMIPPVTYKEATTGQPVPESALKFYQTVPQATPAVSAPTTQGKQQFMELPELQHPSQTVVSAPVASSNYANEFDDDVAYTQIYKTQPSGSALPLPYQTLMKGVNLMTSESSSTQENMGIKHQTPSHPQ, from the exons ATGGACCCACCACCTCCGCCACCGTCATCTACCGCCACAGACTCTCTCCCCACCACCCCACCCAAAATCCGACTTATGTGCAGCTATGGTGGCCACATAGTTCCCCGTCCACAAAACAAGTCCCTCTTTTACGCCGGCGGAGAAACCCGAATAGTCGCTCTGGACCGCCGCACGGTCTGCTCATCCATTTCCGCCCTCACCACCCACCTCTCCCGGACCCTCTTCGGCAACCGCCCGTTTCATCTGAAGTACCAGCTCCCAAACGAGGACCTCGATTCACTCATCTCCGTCACCACTGATGACGACCTCCAGAATATGCTGGAAGAGCACGACCGCATCTCCGCCGTTACGTCCCCTACACCATCCCGCGTCAGATTATTTCTCTTCCCCATAAAGCCAGAGTCTCTGGGTTCAGCGCTTCTTGATCCGAAAGCTGACTCGTGGTTTTCTGATGCTCTGAATAACACGGGGATTGTTCAGAGGGGTCAGTCTGTTGATGCTGCTGGATTGGGTCAGGGACTAATGGGTTTGGATATTTTGGGTAGATCGGATTGTAATGCGGCCTTGGAGAATCCAGCTGAAAGCATGAGTAATAATGGTGCTGAGGCTAAGGAAATCAGTGGGGCTGTGCCGGAATCGTTGGTATTAGAGACTAGCTCGTCCTTTGGGTCAACTAGTTCTTCAATTTCAATGTCAAATGCGCCGGCTGTTGGGATCCATTGTGAGGACGGGAGCGTCAGTTTGTTCGAGAGGAAGCTCAGAGTACCATCCTCAGCCTCAATTGAAAG TGATACTAGTGTTGGAAGTGCTGGTATCCAACCAAAAGCGGGGATACACCAAGAGCCATATGTTCAAGTTGCTTCGGGAGTGTCCTCATACTCAGTAGAAACAGAAAATTATCCTCCTGACCCTCAATCTGTGATCCAAATGCAGAAAAATGTTCAGCTGGCTGGTTACCAATTATCTCAGCAATCAGAAGGGAAGCACCACCAGTATGAAGTCCAGTACGTTCAAGGAGATATGCGCTACATGCCTCAGTATCAAGCTGGCCCATCACCACTTCAGTCTTACTATCCATTATATCAAATGCCTATGCTCCAGCAGCTGCATAGTTCTTATGCAGTAAACCAACCCTATCCAATTTACCTGGTGCCTCTGAGGCCAAATCAGAATTATGGGGTGTCGGTGGAGAATACAAATGTTGCCTCAAGTCGGCCACCATTACATCCACAAGCTGTCATGATCCCTCCAGTGACTTATAAAGAGGCCACAACTGGTCAACCAGTGCCTGAATCAGCTTTAAAGTTTTATCAGACTGTTCCGCAAGCCACACCTGCAGTCAGTGCACCTACTACACAAGGTAAGCAGCAATTTATGGAGCTTCCTGAGCTGCAGCATCCTTCGCAAACAGTTGTCAGCGCTCCAGTGGCAAGCTCTAATTATGCTAACGAATTTGATGATGATGTTGCATACACTCAGATATATAAAACGCAGCCATCAGGTTCTGCCTTGCCGTTGCCATACCAAACGTTGATGAAGGGAGTAAATTTGATGACGTCAGAGTCATCATCAACACAGGAAAACATGGGCATCAAGCATCAGACGCCGTCACATCCTCAATGA
- the LOC113702238 gene encoding protein PLASTID MOVEMENT IMPAIRED 2-like isoform X2: protein MGETIKYNGSRSNRKPAEPQAESELLVANHTVKDLTSRIEGSNSRAKEQIQYLEKLTKTKKVEGGWGRNMENHRYPQLMAELKDVKQELKKLKEEMASLLEEKRKAEKETEASNSKLGSYSSTVVALKREIEETNEEQVLVELARMEALKEHGAIESEGKKEAERHSAAMEETRKKIEEMTQEIDAAKEIERKLAITTSDVKMLESELKQVKKMGTVNRGKETMRNSECSSQDGHVSSTPELLKSITKELEETKKELASVREEGFKFMASMDIVRTELKNVKEEAARSKKREEKTDLTVQNLNAKLLRGKAKLEAASAAEEKAKEIVSNLSRALEQMKTEAEAAKKERSLIDEETGNIKAEIEKTESEIDLAEERLQAAIEELKSAKSSEAAALGKLKTLIDNTVRRRASVSQRSPVIMISSFEYEYLRNRAAGAEEIADKKVAAAQAWIEALKASEREILIKLEKTKKEIRELKVEEDQEADNTQESLHEKLKVESEFKSWKQKYEKIIAPETPRPQAGLPAKLTNRSGRTTPMRRAKLRKAASPAPRSTPRSASFAVRRRKKVMPNLAKFFSGKSTNKGIEAH from the coding sequence ATGGGCGAGACTATCAAGTATAATGGGAGCAGAAGCAATCGAAAGCCGGCAGAACCACAAGCAGAATCCGAACTTTTAGTCGCAAACCACACTGTAAAGGATCTAACTTCAAGGATTGAAGGATCAAATTCCAGAGCAAAAGAACAGATTCAATACCTAGAGAAGTTAACGAAGACTAAAAAGGTTGAAGGAGGTTGGGGGAGGAACATGGAAAATCATCGGTACCCACAACTAATGGCAGAATTGAAAGATGTAAAGCAAGAATTGAAAAAGCTCAAGGAGGAGATGGCTTCTCTcttggaagaaaaaagaaaggcagAGAAAGAAACAGAAGCTTCCAATTCGAAATTGGGATCTTATTCAAGCACAGTGGTTGCGCTGAAGAGGGAGATTGAGGAAACAAATGAAGAACAAGTGCTTGTGGAGTTGGCTCGGATGGAGGCCCTCAAGGAACATGGAGCTATTGAATCCGAGGGAAAAAAAGAAGCTGAAAGACACTCCGCTGCAATGGAGGAAACAAGGAAGAAAATCGAAGAGATGACTCAAGAAATTGATGCTGCAAAAGAGATTGAGAGGAAACTGGCCATTACTACTTCAGATGTCAAAATGCTAGAGAGTGAACTAAAGCAAGTCAAAAAAATGGGCACAGTAAACCGAGGTAAAGAGACCATGAGAAATTCGGAGTGTAGTTCTCAGGATGGGCATGTATCAAGTACTCCAGAACTGCTGAAATCTATCACAAAAGAATTGGAGGAAACTAAGAAAGAATTAGCTTCTGTCAGGGAAGAAGGTTTTAAATTTATGGCTTCCATGGATATAGTAAGGACCGAACTAAAAAATGTCAAAGAAGAAGCAGCGCGATCgaagaaaagggaagagaagACAGACTTAACAGTACAAAACCTGAATGCAAAGCTCCTGCGAGGAAAAGCCAAATTGGAAGCTGCATCAGCAGCTGAAGAAAAGGCTAAAGAAATTGTGTCAAATTTATCTCGTGCTCTTGAGCAAATGAAGACAGAAGCAGAGGCAGCCAAAAAAGAAAGGTCACTTATAGATGAAGAAACCGGAAACATCAAGGCAGAGATTGAGAAGACTGAATCAGAGATAGACTTGGCAGAGGAAAGGTTACAAGCTGCAATCGAAGAGCTCAAATCTGCCAAGTCATCAGAAGCTGCGGCTCTGGGGAAACTAAAAACGCTTATTGACAACACAGTGAGAAGAAGAGCTTCAGTTTCACAGCGCAGCCCAGTCATAATGATCTCTAGTTTTGAATACGAATACCTAAGAAATCGTGCGGCTGGAGCTGAAGAAATTGCAGATAAAAAGGTTGCAGCTGCCCAGGCCTGGATTGAAGCTCTAAAAGCCAGTGAAAGAGAAATCCTGATCAAACTTGAGAAAACTAAAAAAGAGATTAGAGAGCTAAAGGTGGAGGAAGACCAGGAGGCTGACAACACACAGGAATCACTTCATGAAAAGCTAAAAGTTGAGAGTGAATTCAAAAGTTGGAAGCAAAAATATGAAAAGATCATTGCTCCGGAAACGCCACGGCCTCAGGCTGGATTGCCAGCAAAATTAACAAACAGAAGCGGAAGAACGACGCCGATGAGACGAGCTAAGCTGCGAAAAGCAGCATCTCCGGCTCCTCGGAGTACACCAAGGTCGGCTTCTTTTGCAGTCAGGAGGAGAAAAAAGGTTATGCCAAATCTAGCCAAGTTCTTCAGTGGCAAGAGCACTAATAAAGGCATAGAAGCCCATTGA
- the LOC113702238 gene encoding protein PLASTID MOVEMENT IMPAIRED 2-like isoform X1, with translation MNAGDVYHRSSRPVKAAATVYGERMLENHHSLKKPPQIYSEKPSPLTREPKFAMGETIKYNGSRSNRKPAEPQAESELLVANHTVKDLTSRIEGSNSRAKEQIQYLEKLTKTKKVEGGWGRNMENHRYPQLMAELKDVKQELKKLKEEMASLLEEKRKAEKETEASNSKLGSYSSTVVALKREIEETNEEQVLVELARMEALKEHGAIESEGKKEAERHSAAMEETRKKIEEMTQEIDAAKEIERKLAITTSDVKMLESELKQVKKMGTVNRGKETMRNSECSSQDGHVSSTPELLKSITKELEETKKELASVREEGFKFMASMDIVRTELKNVKEEAARSKKREEKTDLTVQNLNAKLLRGKAKLEAASAAEEKAKEIVSNLSRALEQMKTEAEAAKKERSLIDEETGNIKAEIEKTESEIDLAEERLQAAIEELKSAKSSEAAALGKLKTLIDNTVRRRASVSQRSPVIMISSFEYEYLRNRAAGAEEIADKKVAAAQAWIEALKASEREILIKLEKTKKEIRELKVEEDQEADNTQESLHEKLKVESEFKSWKQKYEKIIAPETPRPQAGLPAKLTNRSGRTTPMRRAKLRKAASPAPRSTPRSASFAVRRRKKVMPNLAKFFSGKSTNKGIEAH, from the exons ATGAATGCGGGTGATGTTTACCACAGGAGTAGTAGACCAGTTAAAGCAGCTGCAACCGTGTATGGGGAAAGAATGCTTGAAAACCATCATTCTTTGAAGAAACCGCCACAAATCTACTCAGAG AAACCATCTCCATTAACAAGGGAGCCCAAGTTTGCAATGGGCGAGACTATCAAGTATAATGGGAGCAGAAGCAATCGAAAGCCGGCAGAACCACAAGCAGAATCCGAACTTTTAGTCGCAAACCACACTGTAAAGGATCTAACTTCAAGGATTGAAGGATCAAATTCCAGAGCAAAAGAACAGATTCAATACCTAGAGAAGTTAACGAAGACTAAAAAGGTTGAAGGAGGTTGGGGGAGGAACATGGAAAATCATCGGTACCCACAACTAATGGCAGAATTGAAAGATGTAAAGCAAGAATTGAAAAAGCTCAAGGAGGAGATGGCTTCTCTcttggaagaaaaaagaaaggcagAGAAAGAAACAGAAGCTTCCAATTCGAAATTGGGATCTTATTCAAGCACAGTGGTTGCGCTGAAGAGGGAGATTGAGGAAACAAATGAAGAACAAGTGCTTGTGGAGTTGGCTCGGATGGAGGCCCTCAAGGAACATGGAGCTATTGAATCCGAGGGAAAAAAAGAAGCTGAAAGACACTCCGCTGCAATGGAGGAAACAAGGAAGAAAATCGAAGAGATGACTCAAGAAATTGATGCTGCAAAAGAGATTGAGAGGAAACTGGCCATTACTACTTCAGATGTCAAAATGCTAGAGAGTGAACTAAAGCAAGTCAAAAAAATGGGCACAGTAAACCGAGGTAAAGAGACCATGAGAAATTCGGAGTGTAGTTCTCAGGATGGGCATGTATCAAGTACTCCAGAACTGCTGAAATCTATCACAAAAGAATTGGAGGAAACTAAGAAAGAATTAGCTTCTGTCAGGGAAGAAGGTTTTAAATTTATGGCTTCCATGGATATAGTAAGGACCGAACTAAAAAATGTCAAAGAAGAAGCAGCGCGATCgaagaaaagggaagagaagACAGACTTAACAGTACAAAACCTGAATGCAAAGCTCCTGCGAGGAAAAGCCAAATTGGAAGCTGCATCAGCAGCTGAAGAAAAGGCTAAAGAAATTGTGTCAAATTTATCTCGTGCTCTTGAGCAAATGAAGACAGAAGCAGAGGCAGCCAAAAAAGAAAGGTCACTTATAGATGAAGAAACCGGAAACATCAAGGCAGAGATTGAGAAGACTGAATCAGAGATAGACTTGGCAGAGGAAAGGTTACAAGCTGCAATCGAAGAGCTCAAATCTGCCAAGTCATCAGAAGCTGCGGCTCTGGGGAAACTAAAAACGCTTATTGACAACACAGTGAGAAGAAGAGCTTCAGTTTCACAGCGCAGCCCAGTCATAATGATCTCTAGTTTTGAATACGAATACCTAAGAAATCGTGCGGCTGGAGCTGAAGAAATTGCAGATAAAAAGGTTGCAGCTGCCCAGGCCTGGATTGAAGCTCTAAAAGCCAGTGAAAGAGAAATCCTGATCAAACTTGAGAAAACTAAAAAAGAGATTAGAGAGCTAAAGGTGGAGGAAGACCAGGAGGCTGACAACACACAGGAATCACTTCATGAAAAGCTAAAAGTTGAGAGTGAATTCAAAAGTTGGAAGCAAAAATATGAAAAGATCATTGCTCCGGAAACGCCACGGCCTCAGGCTGGATTGCCAGCAAAATTAACAAACAGAAGCGGAAGAACGACGCCGATGAGACGAGCTAAGCTGCGAAAAGCAGCATCTCCGGCTCCTCGGAGTACACCAAGGTCGGCTTCTTTTGCAGTCAGGAGGAGAAAAAAGGTTATGCCAAATCTAGCCAAGTTCTTCAGTGGCAAGAGCACTAATAAAGGCATAGAAGCCCATTGA